The following are from one region of the Paenibacillus sp. JZ16 genome:
- a CDS encoding sensor histidine kinase yields the protein MKFSTIQRWISPRRSIQGKIFIAFSAVTLVSIVSITVIVYMSMRETIMQNAITSVSDSIRQADESLNMMLEEIDRLNTVVVTNKNTVIDTLLSPHEEISYEWFQEQKRIDEFLSVLIDYKPYISRIAVVGLNGKVFFSGGPWLDKTVLGTGMMDYMLQNGSRHAYFKQTGVSDAITVGREIRYNREPIGVVMVDLNYDFIQKTYGVKPTTDSMIYVLDKQGGFVYEAESAPSFAPSFEKILNIHGELAGDGDAIKQAIDGRDYIVVSRQSGYTGWTTLALIPMDSLLSESTKLRKLLAEVSVIVFIVVLIGSLQVSSRITLNIRRLKSLMMFVKEGNLTFPRKDITSEDETGQLYRVFVSMVEELKRLLEGIRVSEKEKREAELTALQAQIHPHFLYNSLNTIKYLAKMNGVPNIEEVSGSLIELMRGVLGNSSEYLTVREELDYVERYISIVKYRYMEPIRMVTQVEDDALLECRVLKLMLQPLVENAVIHGIGAMEQEGLVLIRVCDEGSDLKIEVIDNGKGITEGQRARLLGETGKKGETSRFSGMGVRSVHERIVHMYGDSYGVKLYSEPGLYTKAEVRLPKKMESADKSSADKSRQEVI from the coding sequence ACCGAGGCGAAGTATTCAGGGGAAAATCTTTATTGCGTTCAGTGCGGTAACGCTTGTGTCCATCGTCTCCATTACGGTCATCGTGTATATGAGCATGCGCGAGACGATCATGCAGAATGCGATCACCTCGGTTTCGGACAGCATCAGGCAGGCGGATGAATCGCTGAATATGATGCTGGAAGAGATCGACAGGCTGAACACCGTCGTGGTGACCAACAAAAACACGGTGATCGACACCCTGCTGAGCCCTCATGAAGAAATTAGTTATGAATGGTTTCAAGAGCAGAAACGGATCGATGAGTTTCTATCCGTTCTGATCGATTACAAGCCTTACATTTCTCGGATTGCCGTAGTCGGTTTAAACGGCAAGGTGTTTTTCTCAGGCGGTCCGTGGCTGGATAAGACGGTCTTGGGGACCGGAATGATGGATTATATGCTCCAGAATGGATCGCGTCACGCGTACTTCAAGCAGACCGGGGTGTCCGATGCCATCACGGTCGGGCGGGAGATTCGATATAACCGTGAACCGATCGGGGTTGTCATGGTGGATTTGAATTATGATTTCATCCAAAAAACATACGGCGTGAAGCCGACCACCGATAGCATGATCTACGTGCTGGACAAGCAGGGCGGGTTTGTCTATGAGGCTGAATCGGCACCGTCCTTTGCCCCTTCGTTCGAGAAGATCCTCAACATTCATGGGGAACTCGCAGGGGATGGGGACGCCATCAAGCAAGCCATTGACGGCAGGGACTATATCGTAGTCAGCCGCCAATCCGGTTATACGGGCTGGACTACCTTGGCTTTGATACCGATGGATTCGCTGCTTAGTGAATCAACAAAGCTCCGTAAACTGTTGGCGGAGGTATCGGTTATCGTCTTTATCGTAGTCTTGATCGGTTCGCTGCAGGTATCTTCCCGAATTACCCTCAACATTCGGAGGTTGAAATCCTTAATGATGTTTGTGAAGGAAGGGAATCTGACGTTTCCGAGAAAGGATATAACCAGCGAGGACGAGACCGGGCAGCTATACCGCGTCTTTGTCAGTATGGTGGAGGAATTGAAGCGACTGCTCGAAGGGATTCGGGTCAGCGAGAAGGAGAAGCGGGAGGCCGAATTGACGGCGCTACAGGCGCAAATTCATCCGCATTTTTTATACAACTCGCTTAACACCATCAAGTATTTGGCCAAGATGAACGGCGTGCCGAATATCGAAGAGGTGTCCGGATCGCTGATTGAGCTCATGCGCGGCGTTCTGGGCAATTCGAGCGAATATCTGACGGTGAGGGAGGAACTGGATTATGTTGAACGCTATATCTCGATCGTGAAGTACAGGTATATGGAGCCGATCCGGATGGTCACCCAGGTTGAGGACGATGCTTTGCTGGAATGCCGGGTGCTGAAGCTGATGCTGCAGCCCCTTGTGGAGAATGCCGTCATTCATGGTATCGGCGCGATGGAGCAGGAAGGGCTCGTGCTGATACGCGTATGCGATGAGGGCAGCGACCTGAAGATTGAAGTGATCGACAATGGCAAGGGCATAACGGAAGGGCAAAGGGCGCGCCTGCTGGGCGAGACGGGCAAGAAGGGGGAAACCTCCCGTTTTAGCGGTATGGGCGTGCGGAGTGTGCATGAGCGGATCGTGCACATGTACGGCGATTCGTACGGCGTCAAGCTGTACAGTGAGCCGGGGCTATATACGAAGGCCGAGGTCCGGTTGCCGAAAAAAATGGAGAGTGCGGACAAATCCAGTGCGGATAAATCCCGACAAGAGGTGATATAA
- a CDS encoding response regulator transcription factor produces MFQVLLVDDEPLVRHDLRTLLDWNEHGFELCGQAHNGLMALAMIEQSPPHIAIIDVNMPEMNGVELNRAIQERFPFIQTIMLSSYDDYDYVRECLKNGSIDYLLKHRLDGAALVALLNKAVLEIRQQDRLEERITHEAVAERLNPALIRDYIVYLVSGRRDATTEVKAFSQKNSLYTHALSYAAAAVQIVPFLLLTESYSDVQTNRLVQQAVDMMQQSLGDIQERTTAYVEDGRFVVVFAFKERSEHAIKNEIAGRMRKLQHALELFLNLKCMVSVGHVCTSLSQLGSSYSSAERVLDASTMEPSGSNAVSRMPVRAGGLAGGNDQRVSLTIEEHKQLLLSIERLDIDDVHGLISSIFASIRHLPVHSYTIQMIVSELMLTGDKAWKTWMPSAEAVKEKLPSRSELGRIGSVEELVQWLQSYYAGLLGLLKQHRAAGPYSRHVTQAVHFILERYPGYVTLELAAGAIGLNSSYLSRIFKEETQRTFSEYLNQVRIDAGRKLLESGKYSIKEISNQVGFTTHNYFFKVFKEITGVTPQEYLNRLGRG; encoded by the coding sequence ATGTTTCAAGTGCTGCTCGTTGATGATGAGCCATTGGTACGGCATGATCTGCGCACGTTATTGGACTGGAATGAGCATGGATTCGAATTATGCGGCCAAGCGCATAATGGATTGATGGCCTTGGCCATGATTGAGCAGTCTCCTCCGCATATTGCAATTATTGACGTAAATATGCCCGAAATGAACGGCGTAGAGCTCAATCGGGCGATCCAGGAACGGTTTCCGTTCATTCAGACGATTATGCTCAGCAGCTATGATGATTATGATTACGTCAGGGAGTGCCTGAAGAACGGCTCCATCGATTATCTGTTGAAGCATCGGCTGGACGGTGCAGCGCTGGTTGCCTTGTTAAACAAAGCAGTTCTGGAAATACGGCAGCAGGATCGGCTGGAAGAACGCATAACTCATGAGGCCGTAGCCGAAAGGCTGAATCCCGCGCTGATCCGCGATTATATTGTGTACCTGGTTAGCGGACGGAGGGATGCAACCACGGAGGTTAAGGCTTTCTCACAAAAAAACAGCCTGTACACCCACGCGTTAAGCTATGCGGCAGCGGCCGTGCAGATTGTTCCGTTCCTGCTGCTGACGGAGTCATACAGCGACGTGCAAACGAACCGCCTGGTTCAGCAGGCGGTCGATATGATGCAGCAGAGCTTGGGGGATATTCAGGAGCGGACGACGGCTTACGTGGAGGATGGGCGGTTTGTTGTCGTGTTCGCGTTCAAGGAGCGGAGCGAACATGCCATAAAGAACGAGATCGCCGGACGGATGAGGAAGCTTCAACATGCGCTCGAGCTGTTCCTTAATTTAAAATGCATGGTCTCCGTCGGACATGTATGCACCAGCTTGTCACAACTCGGCTCAAGTTATAGCTCCGCTGAGCGGGTGCTCGACGCCTCCACCATGGAGCCGTCCGGAAGCAATGCGGTTTCAAGGATGCCGGTCCGGGCCGGGGGACTTGCTGGCGGAAACGATCAGCGTGTATCTTTGACGATCGAGGAACACAAGCAGCTTCTGCTTTCAATTGAAAGGTTGGATATCGATGACGTGCACGGGTTAATCTCCTCCATCTTTGCTTCGATCCGCCATCTGCCGGTCCATTCATATACAATCCAGATGATCGTCAGCGAGCTTATGTTAACCGGGGATAAGGCATGGAAGACATGGATGCCATCTGCGGAAGCCGTGAAGGAGAAGCTTCCTTCAAGAAGCGAGCTCGGAAGAATCGGCAGTGTCGAGGAGCTGGTGCAATGGCTGCAATCCTACTATGCGGGTTTGCTTGGCCTGCTAAAGCAGCACCGTGCGGCGGGACCGTATTCACGACATGTCACACAGGCCGTTCATTTTATTCTGGAGAGGTATCCGGGTTATGTCACGCTGGAGCTGGCCGCGGGTGCCATCGGCCTGAACTCTTCTTATTTAAGCAGGATTTTCAAGGAAGAGACGCAGCGGACGTTCTCGGAGTATCTGAATCAGGTTCGGATCGACGCAGGGCGGAAGCTGCTGGAAAGCGGCAAATACTCGATCAAGGAAATCAGCAATCAAGTGGGTTTCACGACCCATAACTATTTTTTTAAAGTATTCAAGGAAATAACGGGGGTAACCCCGCAGGAGTATTTGAACCGCTTGGGAAGAGGCTAG
- a CDS encoding extracellular solute-binding protein: MRKRWGRNAVITMIASSLMLAGCSSDGGSKKEAAPEGTENVVHTTGFPIVDQTVDLKMFTRIAPVNGPFKEMPVFQDYEKLSNVKVEFIEAPTDGFQEKKNLLFASNELPDALFRSGLSPLEAVRYGSAGQLIPLEGLIDEYAPNLKKLMEEYPEIRAGITTPEGHIYAIPGIVTLGAARTDKKWINQMWLEKLNLEVPQTTDELYDVLLAFRDGDPNGNGKQDEIPMTARVGLAIVAAMSGSFGLDTQLGYNINIENDKVSIWMGSDKNKEMLMYLNKLYKEKLLDPEIFSHTEAQYLAKQGSGNTGFFFDQTNNNFLSIQDQYTGIAPPAGPGGDRMQSQALPIARDFGAFAITSINKYPEVTMRWIDYFYSDEGSTLLRFGREGEHYELKDGIPYYTEDFLKDITNQAKITPYAGGGAPHLISEQVASFINPPQVQEAQQQLDPFMPKVRYAAPMFDEQTAQQVNILRNDIDKYYEEQSTKFIVGALSFDKWGEFQSTLQKMKIGELEKLYQDAYDKMQK, encoded by the coding sequence ATGCGTAAACGCTGGGGAAGAAACGCGGTCATCACGATGATCGCTTCCAGCTTGATGCTGGCCGGATGCAGTTCCGATGGAGGTTCGAAGAAAGAAGCTGCACCCGAAGGTACAGAGAATGTCGTTCATACTACAGGGTTTCCAATCGTAGATCAGACCGTAGATCTCAAGATGTTCACCCGGATTGCGCCCGTGAACGGTCCGTTCAAGGAGATGCCGGTGTTCCAGGATTACGAGAAACTGAGCAATGTGAAGGTCGAGTTCATCGAAGCGCCGACGGACGGCTTCCAGGAGAAGAAAAACCTGTTGTTCGCCTCCAATGAGCTGCCTGATGCCTTGTTCCGCTCCGGTCTGTCGCCGCTTGAGGCCGTTCGTTACGGATCGGCAGGACAGCTGATCCCGCTGGAAGGCCTTATCGATGAATATGCGCCAAATTTGAAAAAATTGATGGAGGAATATCCGGAAATTCGCGCGGGCATCACAACGCCGGAGGGGCATATCTATGCAATTCCGGGCATTGTAACGCTGGGCGCGGCGCGGACGGATAAGAAATGGATCAACCAGATGTGGCTGGAGAAGCTGAATCTGGAGGTGCCGCAGACGACGGACGAACTGTATGATGTTCTGCTTGCCTTCCGCGATGGTGACCCGAACGGTAACGGGAAGCAGGATGAAATTCCGATGACGGCCCGTGTCGGATTGGCGATCGTGGCTGCGATGAGCGGTTCATTCGGACTGGATACGCAGCTCGGATATAACATCAACATCGAGAATGACAAAGTCAGCATCTGGATGGGCAGCGACAAGAACAAAGAGATGCTCATGTACTTAAACAAGCTTTACAAGGAGAAGCTTCTGGATCCCGAGATTTTCTCCCACACCGAAGCGCAATATTTGGCCAAGCAGGGCTCGGGAAATACGGGATTCTTCTTTGACCAGACCAACAATAACTTCTTGTCGATTCAGGACCAGTACACCGGAATAGCACCTCCGGCTGGCCCGGGCGGAGATCGGATGCAAAGCCAGGCCTTGCCGATTGCACGGGATTTTGGAGCTTTTGCGATCACGTCCATTAATAAATACCCGGAAGTCACGATGCGCTGGATCGATTATTTCTATAGTGACGAAGGTTCGACGCTTCTGAGGTTCGGCAGGGAAGGGGAGCACTACGAGCTCAAGGACGGAATTCCGTACTACACGGAGGATTTCCTGAAGGATATTACCAATCAGGCCAAAATCACGCCTTATGCGGGAGGAGGGGCACCTCATCTCATCAGCGAACAGGTTGCCTCGTTCATCAATCCGCCGCAGGTACAGGAGGCGCAGCAGCAGCTGGATCCGTTCATGCCGAAGGTTCGTTATGCGGCTCCGATGTTTGACGAGCAAACCGCGCAGCAGGTCAACATTCTTCGCAACGATATCGACAAATACTACGAAGAGCAAAGCACGAAGTTCATTGTTGGCGCGCTTAGCTTCGACAAGTGGGGAGAATTCCAATCCACGCTCCAGAAGATGAAAATCGGCGAGCTGGAGAAATTGTATCAGGATGCCTATGACAAAATGCAGAAATAA
- a CDS encoding ABC transporter permease: MKRVKADSSMALPRSDSRRGSRLLRQMAKRYDLYLMLLLPVVWYLVFHYGPLYGLQIAFKNFNPAKGILGSSWEGFGHFERFFDSYYFWRLLWNTLSINLFSLLIAFPIPILLALIINEIRSKTFSKWLQNITYIPHFISVVVIVGILNVFLSPNSGPINLLIEAVGGTPIRFLEEAGWFKTIFIGSNIWQNMGWQSIIYIAALSGVNPQLYEAAKMDGASRLRRIWHISLPGIAPVVIILLILDIGHFMNIGFEKILLMQNNLNLESSDVISTFVYTTGILKGEYSYTAAIGLFNSVINLFLLLFVNRIARKTSETSLW, encoded by the coding sequence ATGAAGCGTGTCAAAGCCGATTCATCGATGGCTCTGCCTCGAAGCGATTCGAGGCGGGGTTCCCGCCTATTAAGGCAAATGGCCAAGCGATATGACCTGTATCTCATGCTGCTTCTGCCGGTCGTCTGGTATCTGGTCTTTCACTATGGTCCGCTATACGGGCTGCAAATCGCGTTTAAAAATTTCAATCCGGCAAAAGGTATCCTCGGCAGCAGTTGGGAGGGCTTCGGGCATTTCGAACGCTTCTTTGATTCGTATTATTTCTGGCGGCTGCTGTGGAATACGCTGTCCATCAATTTGTTTTCCTTGTTGATTGCCTTCCCGATTCCGATCCTGCTGGCGTTGATCATCAATGAAATACGCAGCAAGACCTTCAGCAAATGGCTGCAGAACATTACGTACATACCGCATTTTATTTCGGTGGTCGTGATCGTTGGCATTCTAAACGTGTTCCTCTCGCCCAATAGCGGTCCGATCAATCTGTTAATCGAGGCCGTCGGCGGTACGCCGATCCGTTTTCTTGAGGAAGCCGGCTGGTTCAAGACCATCTTTATCGGCTCTAACATCTGGCAGAACATGGGGTGGCAATCCATTATCTATATTGCGGCGCTGAGCGGGGTGAACCCGCAGCTCTACGAGGCGGCCAAGATGGACGGAGCATCGAGGCTGCGGCGCATCTGGCACATCTCTTTGCCAGGAATCGCGCCTGTCGTTATCATTTTGCTCATTTTGGATATCGGTCATTTCATGAACATTGGCTTTGAAAAAATATTGTTGATGCAGAACAACCTGAATCTGGAATCGAGCGACGTCATCTCCACGTTTGTCTACACGACAGGCATTTTAAAGGGAGAATACAGTTACACGGCAGCGATCGGACTGTTTAATTCGGTCATCAATCTGTTCCTGCTGCTGTTCGTAAACCGGATTGCGCGCAAGACGTCAGAGACAAGCTTATGGTAA